A single Arthrobacter sp. ERGS1:01 DNA region contains:
- a CDS encoding RecQ family ATP-dependent DNA helicase, protein MTFSQAPDLTPTVSPQANPATREQAQQVLRKLVGHPEAEFHDGQFEAIEALVDDGRRALVVQRTGWGKSAVYFVSSLLLRARGAGPTLIVSPLLALMRDQVAAAERAGVRAMAINSANATEWDLVSAALAADEVDVLLVSPERLTNPSFRENQLPTLIRRTGLLVIDEAHCISDWGHDFRPDYRRIADLIAHLPASVPVLATTATANSRVVSDIEEQLGTGVFTIRGPLARKSLRLGVLRLPDSRDRLGWLLTHLAELPGSGIIYTLTVSAAEDTARLLAEAGHVVRAYTGRTDPMDREAMEEALKNNQVKALVATSALGMGFDKPDLGFVIHLGAPSSPVAYYQQVGRAGRGSANADVLLLPGSEDMEIWKYFATASMPAQDKAMAVLETLGESAKPMSTPALEARVDLRRTPLELLLKVLAVDGAVRRVSGGWESTGQPWVYDAERYRRIAQARVDEQNSMVIYEQTTGCRMEYLAAALDDDTAAPCGRCDSCAGRWFSTDIGSGAVEAASESLSHAGLPIDPRTLWPTGMDRLGVPAKGKLKAEEQVAPGRVLARLTDLGWGNALRAMFAAGAPDAPVDPAMAQAVVAVLRDWGQARWAGQGRPVAVVSMPSRNKPELVRSLAQAMCEIGRLPYLGEMSLQFGGPTGERGGNSAYRLAGVWDRLAVGPELADAIGAYGGGPVLLVDDLVDSRWTLTVAGRALRQAGVGQVLPLVLAQAG, encoded by the coding sequence ATGACATTCAGCCAGGCCCCCGACCTCACACCCACCGTTTCACCCCAGGCCAACCCCGCCACGCGGGAGCAGGCGCAGCAGGTGCTACGCAAGCTCGTTGGCCATCCCGAGGCGGAGTTCCACGACGGCCAGTTTGAGGCCATCGAAGCATTGGTCGACGACGGCCGGCGGGCCCTGGTGGTCCAACGCACCGGCTGGGGAAAGTCCGCCGTGTACTTTGTCTCCTCCCTGCTGTTGCGGGCCCGCGGAGCCGGCCCCACGCTGATCGTGTCGCCGCTGCTGGCGTTGATGCGCGACCAGGTGGCCGCCGCCGAACGCGCAGGCGTGCGGGCCATGGCCATCAACTCCGCCAACGCCACCGAGTGGGACCTGGTCTCCGCGGCCCTGGCGGCCGACGAGGTGGACGTGTTGCTCGTGTCCCCGGAGCGGCTGACCAACCCGTCCTTCCGGGAAAACCAGCTGCCCACGCTGATCAGGCGCACCGGCCTGTTGGTGATTGACGAGGCCCACTGCATCTCCGACTGGGGCCACGACTTCCGGCCCGACTACCGCCGGATCGCGGACCTCATCGCCCATCTGCCGGCGTCGGTCCCCGTCCTTGCGACGACAGCCACGGCCAACTCCCGCGTGGTTTCCGACATCGAGGAACAGCTCGGTACCGGGGTGTTCACGATTCGGGGTCCGCTGGCCCGCAAGTCCCTGCGCCTGGGCGTGCTGCGCCTGCCCGACTCCCGGGACCGGCTGGGCTGGCTGCTGACGCACCTGGCCGAGCTTCCCGGCTCCGGCATCATCTACACGCTCACGGTGTCGGCCGCCGAGGACACCGCACGCCTGCTGGCGGAGGCCGGGCACGTGGTGCGCGCGTACACCGGCCGCACCGACCCCATGGACCGGGAGGCCATGGAGGAGGCGTTGAAGAACAACCAGGTCAAGGCCCTGGTCGCCACGAGCGCCCTCGGCATGGGCTTCGACAAACCCGACCTCGGCTTCGTCATCCACCTCGGCGCGCCGTCGTCGCCGGTTGCCTACTACCAGCAGGTGGGCCGTGCCGGCCGTGGCAGCGCCAACGCCGACGTCCTGCTGCTGCCCGGCAGCGAGGACATGGAAATTTGGAAATACTTTGCCACCGCCTCCATGCCCGCCCAGGACAAGGCAATGGCCGTGCTGGAGACGCTGGGTGAGTCGGCAAAGCCCATGTCCACGCCGGCGCTGGAGGCCCGGGTGGACCTGCGGCGCACCCCGCTGGAACTGCTGCTGAAGGTGCTCGCCGTGGACGGCGCGGTCCGGCGCGTCTCCGGCGGCTGGGAGTCCACCGGCCAGCCCTGGGTGTACGACGCCGAACGCTACAGGCGCATTGCCCAGGCCCGGGTCGATGAACAAAATTCCATGGTGATCTACGAACAAACCACCGGCTGCCGCATGGAATACCTGGCCGCCGCGCTCGACGACGACACCGCTGCCCCGTGCGGGCGCTGCGATTCATGCGCCGGGCGCTGGTTCTCCACCGATATCGGCTCGGGCGCCGTGGAAGCGGCCAGCGAGTCCCTCAGCCATGCCGGGCTGCCCATCGATCCGCGCACGCTGTGGCCCACCGGCATGGACCGGCTGGGCGTGCCGGCCAAGGGCAAGCTCAAGGCGGAGGAACAAGTGGCGCCGGGCCGGGTGCTGGCCAGGCTGACGGACCTTGGCTGGGGGAACGCGCTGCGGGCCATGTTTGCCGCCGGCGCCCCCGACGCCCCCGTCGACCCGGCCATGGCGCAGGCCGTGGTCGCCGTGCTGCGCGACTGGGGCCAGGCCCGGTGGGCAGGACAGGGGCGGCCCGTGGCCGTCGTGTCGATGCCGTCCCGGAACAAACCGGAACTGGTGCGCTCGCTGGCGCAGGCCATGTGCGAGATCGGTCGGCTGCCGTACCTGGGCGAAATGTCGCTTCAGTTTGGCGGGCCCACGGGCGAGCGCGGTGGCAACAGCGCGTACCGGCTCGCCGGCGTCTGGGACAGGCTTGCCGTCGGTCCCGAGCTGGCCGACGCCATTGGCGCGTACGGCGGCGGACCCGTGCTGTTGGTGGACGACCTCGTGGACAGCCGCTGGACCCTCACTGTCGCCGGCCGCGCACTGCGCCAGGCCGGTGTCGGACAGGTCCTGCCGTTGGTCCTCGCCCAGGCCGGCTAA
- a CDS encoding SDR family NAD(P)-dependent oxidoreductase, which yields MNQELSTLTAVVTGGASGLGAAIASKLQAMGAQVAVLDLNPADLPAGQRGFACDVSDDASVKAAIEGTVAAFGGVDIVVNNAGIGAQGTIEANDDAEWHRVWDINVVGMVRVSRAALPHLRRSAAAAIVNTCSIAATAGLPERALYSATKGAVLSLTQAMAADHLREGIRVNAVNPGTADTPWVGRLLDSADDPAAERAALNARQPHGRLVHPDEVAGAVAYLASPLSGSTTGTSIAVDGGMQALRLRPANQ from the coding sequence GTGAACCAGGAACTTTCCACCCTAACCGCGGTGGTCACCGGCGGCGCGTCCGGCCTGGGTGCTGCGATTGCCAGCAAATTGCAAGCCATGGGCGCGCAGGTGGCCGTGCTTGATTTGAACCCGGCCGATCTGCCCGCCGGCCAGCGCGGCTTTGCCTGCGACGTCTCCGATGACGCGTCCGTCAAGGCCGCGATCGAGGGCACGGTTGCCGCGTTTGGCGGCGTGGACATTGTGGTGAACAACGCCGGCATTGGCGCCCAGGGCACCATCGAAGCCAACGACGACGCCGAATGGCACCGCGTGTGGGACATCAACGTGGTCGGCATGGTCCGGGTGTCCCGGGCAGCCCTGCCGCACCTGCGCCGCTCCGCCGCCGCCGCGATCGTGAACACCTGTTCCATCGCGGCGACCGCCGGACTGCCGGAGCGCGCCCTGTACTCCGCTACCAAGGGCGCCGTGTTGTCGCTGACCCAGGCCATGGCCGCGGACCACCTGCGTGAGGGCATTCGCGTGAACGCCGTCAACCCGGGCACGGCCGACACCCCCTGGGTGGGGCGCCTGCTGGACTCCGCCGACGATCCCGCCGCCGAGCGTGCCGCCCTGAACGCCCGCCAACCGCACGGACGCCTGGTGCACCCCGACGAGGTCGCCGGCGCCGTCGCGTACCTGGCCAGCCCGTTGTCCGGCTCCACCACGGGCACCTCGATCGCCGTCGACGGCGGCATGCAGGCCCTCCGCCTGCGCCCCGCCAACCAATAG
- a CDS encoding fumarylacetoacetate hydrolase family protein: MKIARLGEPGQEIPVVIAPDAAGVERTYDARPVTSAVDGGFLAADGIAKLRDAVARGGLPELEGANTLRIGSPLDRPNSVVCIGMNYAAHAAESGALPPTIPVVFLKPNNTVAGPFDASPIPPLAAKYDWEVELGVVIGREVSYLSSVAEAADAVAGYVIANDLSEREYQLPGAAGQWTKGKSLPKSTPLGPWLVPASEVDANDLRLRSWVNGEPRQDSNTADLIFDVPTVIHHLSQYMVLEPGDVILTGTPEGVALSGRFPYLQDGDVVEVEIAGLGRQRQEFFRAGTTGTTAQEA; this comes from the coding sequence ATGAAGATTGCACGTCTTGGCGAGCCGGGGCAGGAAATCCCCGTCGTCATCGCCCCGGACGCCGCCGGCGTCGAACGCACCTATGACGCCCGCCCCGTCACGAGCGCCGTTGATGGCGGGTTCCTGGCAGCCGACGGGATCGCCAAACTGCGCGACGCCGTCGCCCGCGGCGGACTGCCCGAGCTGGAAGGCGCCAACACGCTGCGGATCGGCTCGCCCCTGGACCGGCCCAACAGCGTTGTTTGCATCGGCATGAACTATGCGGCGCACGCGGCCGAGTCCGGCGCGCTGCCGCCCACCATTCCCGTGGTGTTCCTGAAGCCGAACAACACCGTGGCCGGGCCCTTTGACGCCTCGCCGATCCCGCCGCTGGCGGCCAAGTACGACTGGGAGGTGGAGCTGGGCGTGGTGATTGGCCGCGAGGTCAGCTACCTGTCCAGCGTGGCGGAGGCGGCTGACGCCGTGGCCGGTTACGTCATTGCCAACGACCTCTCCGAGCGGGAATACCAGCTTCCGGGTGCCGCGGGCCAGTGGACCAAGGGCAAATCGCTGCCCAAGTCCACGCCGTTGGGGCCGTGGCTGGTGCCTGCGTCCGAGGTCGATGCCAATGACCTGCGGCTGCGCAGCTGGGTCAATGGCGAACCGCGCCAGGACTCCAACACGGCGGATTTGATCTTTGACGTCCCCACCGTGATCCACCACCTCTCCCAGTACATGGTGCTGGAACCCGGAGATGTGATCCTGACCGGCACGCCCGAGGGTGTTGCCCTGTCCGGGCGTTTCCCGTACCTCCAGGACGGCGATGTCGTGGAAGTTGAAATTGCCGGCCTGGGCCGCCAGCGCCAGGAATTCTTCCGCGCCGGCACCACCGGTACTACCGCCCAGGAGGCATAA